DNA sequence from the Oncorhynchus clarkii lewisi isolate Uvic-CL-2024 chromosome 9, UVic_Ocla_1.0, whole genome shotgun sequence genome:
TCCTGTGAGGTGGTTTAGGATGGGCCCTCGCCTCCCTGGGCCTCTTGGCTGGTCAACCCTTCACCCTCAGGGGCTGGTGATGCACCAGAGTCTCCTTCTGAAAGATGGGAAACATGGTCCATTAAAAACAAAGAAAGTGCCCACAAATGTCAATAGATTGGAGATGGCTTAGGAGAGAAGGCAGGAGGTAATGCTGACTAAGTGAATGAAGATGTAGAACACAAACACCTGGCTATATCTatttatacacacactcacccgcCACCTTCAGGTCCAGCCCTTCCATGTCTTTGGTTAATTCACTGGTGCTGGCTGCTGCCCCCTGTCCCTGTATGTCAGGTACTGCGTTCCTGCGGCCTGTACGATCACAGTTGATGAAGTCAGAGTACGGTGTTGTTGTCTCCACATCCATTATCTGTCCATGACCAGACACCTCATTACACCTGCAGAGAGGGATAGGATAGGATTCATTTTAATGTCCCAAGGGGAAAATTGTCTCAGACACCCGGTACTGATGTATACAAAATAGACACTGTACATTACACACATCATGATACACGTCACATACATAATACTTTCCATATTCCATTATTCTGTCAGTGGCGTACTAACACAGTTCAGCTTTACTTATTGCTGGTTAGGTATTAGGTGGACATGATAATAAATGTGTGTTTATACCTGTTCAACTTACAGCGTCTGTCTGAGGGAAGGAGAGACCCTACAGCGTCTgtctgagggaaggagggacctGAACTGAAATCATTTCCTGCTCTTGTctgatggagagggggagggagagggagagccttACTGAGGCCAACAAAAC
Encoded proteins:
- the LOC139416811 gene encoding cAMP-dependent protein kinase inhibitor gamma-like isoform X1 — encoded protein: MDVETTTPYSDFINCDRTGRRNAVPDIQGQGAAASTSELTKDMEGLDLKVAEGDSGASPAPEGEGLTSQEAQGGEGPS
- the LOC139416811 gene encoding cAMP-dependent protein kinase inhibitor gamma-like isoform X2, with the protein product MDVETTTPYSDFINCDRTGRRNAVPDIQGQGAAASTSELTKDMEGLDLKVAGDSGASPAPEGEGLTSQEAQGGEGPS